The segment cctgccatgggcagagacacctcccaatagaccagggtgctccaagccctgtccaacctggcctggaacaattccagggatggggcagccacagcttctctgggcaccctgtgccagggcctcaccacgctcacagggaacaattccttcccaatatcccatccatctctgtcctctggcagtgggaagccattcccccttgtgctgtctctccaggcccttgtccaaagtccctctccagctctcctggagcccctttaggcagTGGAaggggctttaaggtctccccagagccttcctcttctccaggtgaccacctccagctttcccagcctttcctcacaggagacaTGCTCCATCACTTTGACACAAGAACAACTCTCTAAACACACAGAATTAGGGTAGAAGGTgaaattttctctcctttctcataGCCTTAATCAGCACAATCAAACACTGGAGATAGAAACCTTGTCCCACCTTGCAGCAAACACAcccagaggcacagctgggcgctgggagcagcccctgagTGCTGCTGTCAGTTTGCAAACGTGCTGGAGGCCAGGCCAGCCTGTGAGGGATGCTAACTTCATCTTCCACACCACAACCAAAGCTATTTGTTTCCCCACCGACTCTGGGAAACAAGTAACAACAAGTGAAGGCTTGGGTGACTCAAACAGAAACACGGCAGGTGATTTTCCCAGCACCTTCAGTTCTGCTGCAGAACTTCTCACACAAAATACAGAAGCTGAGCTTTGGAGTGTGGCGCTGAAGGAAAGCCAGGCTTTGCCATACCTCCCTTCCCAAACTGGTCCTGAGGTTTCTCCATTCTCTGAAAAGGCCTGGCTCTCATGCCTTCCCAAATCCTTTAGACTCCAACTAAGGCCAGCACAAAAGGATCAGAAATGAGGTGGATGATCTCTCCTTTAGCTGATATAGGTACCTCACCCAAGGCACAGGAGAAACACAATTGGATGTGGAACATTTCAGATATAGTCAAAAAGAGAAGGTAAATTTACCACTTTGGTAAAACGCATTGCTGGAAAACACCAAGCAGCTCAAACCTTTACTTGTGGCCTTTGCAGAAGAAAGattaaatcttttctttcctccaagCTCCTTCAAACAAGACAAATCCTGATTATCCAAGCACCAACGAGGAGTTAAGAGACAGACAGTGAAGAAAGTCAGGCTACTGAAGGGTGGTGCTTTCTTGAAGGCCTGGAACAAACAGTTCCAAGTTTTGCTGTCAGCTCCCGACCATCTCGGGAGCAGGGCTGGACACGAAGGGGCTTTGAGCCCAGagattctcctcctcctcctctcacgGAGGAGATCCAGCCCCACCATCCACCACAGCAaagctttcctttcctctcacACCAAGGGGAAGCAAACACATCTCCCGGATCAGGGGGGCGAGTTCACTCAGCGGAGCGCGTCCCCTCCAGGTGTGACACCGGATCCGGCAGAGCCGGGACGCTCTCAGCCTGACCACGCCGCCAACAACTGCGGCACGAAGGCCGAAACGAGTCaggacagccctgaggagggaCAGGAGAGAGGGATCCCGGCTCACCGTGCTCGGTGATGCGGAGGAGGAGCCCACGGCGCACAGGGAAGCGTTTGTTGTTGTGGAACAACACTTATCTCTGCGGAGGGGGTGGAAGCCGCTACTACGCTAAGGCTGGAGGGAAGCGGGTCCCAACACAAGTGCCAAACACTTATTTTTACTTTACCCCGAACGAAACCTAAATCTCTACCACAAACAGCTTTGCTAGAGCtctctgtgagggtgatgagTGGCTGAGGCGCCTTCTTACCTCCCGAGGACACCTTCTCACCCCTCCAAAGTCACCCTCTTACCCCCAAGCTGCCTTCTCGCCCCTGGAGCCCTCATGGGGAGCGGGGCACAGCGACACCAGCCCTGTCACCGCTCCCCGCTCCGGTTCCCCCCCGGGCTGACCCGACCCGGCGGCAGAGCCCCGAGCTTTCGAGGAACGACGGcagcagcggggctggggagggcaggagggactCGCCGCCGGGCTCCTGCCGGCGCCGGCCCACCCCGGCGGCCACGCAGCCACCGCTTTCCCCTTCGCCCCACCACGGGGGCGGCCGGGCCCCGGAGGGCCGCGGCTCCCAGGGCCGTGCCCAGGGCGGAAAGAGGCGCCTTCCCCGCCGCCCGTCGGGGAAGGCCGCGCCGGGGAGCCGCGGGACTCGAGCGGCCGCCGGGTTGGGTCGGGCCGGGGAGCCCCGAGGAGAagcgcggccgccgcgccgcGGGCAGGGCCCGCCCGGGACCCACCTGCGTCCATGGCGGCCCCGCCGAGGCTGCGGCCGCCGCCGACTCTCacgcccggcgcggccccgcgcgACTGCTGGCGCGACGCGCCGCTCCCGGCCAATGCGAGCGCCGCTCGCAGCCGGCCCCCGCGCCGATTGGCTGTCGATGGTTTCGTCACAGCTCGGCGCCACGCACCGCTGTGTGCGGACAGGGAGCTGCCATGTTGCCGTACGGAGAAGCAAAGCGGAGCGCGGGGCGGCAGCGGGCCGGCGGTGGGGCCGCGGCTGGGGCTAGAGGGCGGCGCGGAGTGTGAAGGCTCCGCTCCTTGTGCAGAGCGCCGACGGGCGCGTCCCGCGACAGGTATACTTAGGAATGATGTGTTACATGGGCGCCGCCATCGTGCGGTACGGAGCCGACCCAGCCCCGCCCCTCTGTTCCCTGTGAGAGTAACCCCCTCCACCATGCCCGCCCCACTCGGAGACGCCTTTCAGGGCTCGGCCGCCACGGACCGAGCGGCTCGTCGGGAGGCGGACGCCCAGCTGCGCCGGCGAGGCAAGCGAGAGGCGCAGGGAGAGAGCCCCCCCTTCCCCACCTGCCCCGCGCCGTACAGCTGCACCCCGACCAAAATGGCGGCGGCCATGTGGCGGCCGCCATGTTGTGCCGTACAGAAACCCCTTCCCCACCGGCGAGGGGCGCCGGGGTGACCCGGCTCCGCCATCTTGCCGTacggcggcgcggcggggccggggccggggccggggcgggggccggggcgggcccggccggCCGAGGGCGGCGGCGGTCGGAGATGGTGATCTGCTGCGCCGCCGCCAACTGCTCTAACCGGCAGGGCAAGGCGCGCCACGGCGCCGTCTCCTTCCACAGGTAAGGGcggcccgcccggcccgccgcAAGTgccgcggccgggccgcccGCGCCCCGGTCCCGCTCCCCTCTCCGGGCCCCCACGGCAGCGACTGCCCTTTGTTTCCCTCAGGGGAGCCCGGCTCGGGGCTCCCggctcctccagccccggcCGGGCAGCCGGAGCGCCCCTCGCCACGGGGCCCGGGCCCTCCCCGGCCTGTCACCCCGACCCTCCCCCGGTCTGTGCCCCCCGCGGCCCGAGCTCCGCCTCATGCCTCGCTGGGGATGCTGCCGGCCGTGAGTCCCCGGGAAAAGTCCCTGTCTCGGGAGTCCCATTGGAAACGCAGCGTGGTTGCCCTGCTCAGGGGCTTTCTTCCACTGCAGGCATTTCGACACTTAATTAAATGTTATTAAACACAGCCGGGGTAAGCAGCAGCCGGGTTACGCTGGGCAGCGtgctggctgagctgggtgTTTTGGTGGTGGTCACATCCCCCTTCCTTATGGACAGGCTGTTCCTCGTGGGGCTGGTGAGTGGAATAATGGATTGATTGCTGATGAAAATGGAAACAGCACCTTTTAGTCCTACGCTTGTTGTGAAGTGGAGCTGTTGATGCAGCGAATGAATATCAAATATTTCAGCCCAAAGTGAAATAATTCTCAAATGAGTGTAATTTAATTAGTAAATGAGTGTAACTGAACAAAACACAACTTTCCCCAAAATCTTCTAAACCTAGCCACCACCTGGGACTTGGTCACCTtaaagatcctttccaacctcaTCAGctctatgattctgtggttctgtaatTCTTAAAGCAACAACCCTTCTGATTTCCAAAATGTAGCTtatttttttgtgggttttctctgttccttttttaGATTCCCTCTGAAGGATTCGAAGCGCTTGATTCAGTGGCTGAAAGCTGTTCAGAGAGACAACTGGACTCCCACCAAGTATTCCTTTCTTTGCAGCGAGCACTTCACCAAAGACAGTTTCTTCAAGCGGCTGGAAGACCATCACCGGTTGCTGAAgcccactgctgtccccaccaTATTCCAGCTGGTGGAGAAGAAACACGACAAGCTGGATTATGTCAGGAGCCGAAGGAAAATAGCCAGGCAGGTGCTGGTGCGGGATGGGGAGGCCCCGCAGGAAGGAGGCGGTGAGGTAGCGCACAGGGCCCCATCTCCTGGCCAGGACTTCATGGTGATGCAAGGGACGACAGAGATGGAGGAGGCCGGTCTGAAAGAGGAAATAGGATCGATGTCCAAGGAGGAACAGGCCCTCCACAGCCAGCTGGACGGCCCTCGGAGAAGGACGTTAGGGGATCATTTGGGTGCGAAGCCTGGAGCGCAGGTAAAGCCTGAGAGGTCTCCTGTGAAGGACTGCGCCAGGGGCGGCCGGGCGGGGAGCTGGGTGGCCGACAGGAGCGGCGTGTCGGTGGACGACTTCACCCCTCCTGCCTCTGGTGCTTGCAAGTTCATCGGCTCCCTCCACTCGTACAGCTTTTCCTCCAAGCACGCCAGGGAGAGGCCGTCTCTCCCCAAAGAGCAGCTAGAAAGGAAAAGGCCAAAGAGAGACGTGGAAccgagctgcagcagccacctctTGGGACACGACAAGGCCGTCGCAGAAGTGTCCCCGACGTCATCCCTCACCGCCACCCCCCAGAAACCCTCCCAGGGGCTGTCGGCGTCCCCGGCAGACCTGACCCCTCGGCCCGCCACCGAGGCCGTGGTGGGGCGGAAGGGTGACACGGACGCCAACCCCATGTCCATCAACGAGGTGATCATGTCGGCCTCGGGGGCCTGCAAGCTCATCGACTCCTTGCACTCGTACTGCTTCTCCTCCCGGCAGAGCAAGAGCCAGGTGTGCTGCTTGCGGGAGCAGGTGGAGAAGAAGAACGGAGAGCTGAAGCTCCTGAGGCAGAGGATCAGCCGCTCTGACAGCCAAGTCAGGAAGCTGAAGGAGAAGCTGAACGAGATGAAGCGGAACAGTTTCCCTTACTTGAACAGCCTGATATCCCAGGACTGTGGTCAGTATTCCCAGGGGTGCTGCACTGATGTGGAATTCCCTGTTTTCTTAGGGGCCGTTTAAGTTGGAGGCTGTGAAGGTATGATGGGGAAAAGGTATGAGAAAGGGACACTCCGGGAAGGAGAAGTAGCAGCTTGTGTAAAACCAATGGATGCAGGTTAAAGAATTCACTCAGTGGGCACACGAGTTAATTTTTACATCCCTAACCTTTCCAGGATGTGGAATGGGAATTTAGGTTGTGGTGTTGCAGGTGACTtgatgaatttattttcttttatttatggATTATTTTGTTTGTGATGCAGTGGCTCTTGTTAggattttccttcttcctttggtgcatgcctgtgttttttttctggtgtgttAATGAGCTGTCCTAGCAGCAGGTATCTGGGAAAGCTGTTATTGTCTTCAGTGGCATAAGAAATAGTTTTGATATTGGATTTCATATACTGCCCTCAGTACTGAGGATACAGGAAATATAAGTGAGGTGGGAGGTATCAAATATGACAGTGTCGTGATGCAGGTCATGTAAAAAGTTTGTTGCCTAGAAGTCAAATTGGGCCATAActcttcttgaaaaaaaaaaaagtgtcttttaATGTACAATGTGTGCACAGTGACTGGTTGCAAGGTGCATTTCAGGGCAGGAGTTTAGGACCATCTAAtggtggtgtgtgtgtgtggctgctGAAAAAATTGGTTGGAAAGATTTTGTGATGTGGGGCTTGCTTGGAGAAGTCACCTGTGGAGTGTTGGGTAATTCTCACCTTTCCCTTAGGAGAAAAACTTCATGGCTTCTTCTGGAGCTGTTGGGCAGTCAGAAAGGTGATGCTGGCACAGACAGGCACATTCTCCAGGCTGTTGCAGCATGGCCAGCTCCCTcactggaagaggaaaggagactCTAAAATTCATGAAGGTCAACACCCAGCACTACTTTTCCCATATGTATCTAATTTTTCAAAGTATGGGAAAACACACTTATTTGGGTAGAGGGGGGAAAAGATTTCCCCTGGGAAATCAGCATAGTCTTGTTTGTACCTTCTGGTCTGTGTTTTTGTATTGTTTAGGTGTCAAACTAATGAAAATAACTAAATGTAATTTTAGTGTTCCATAGTTGTCATtcattcatatatatatatatgtatgtatatcaaatatttatttatatatagatTTAAAAAGTCGTCTGCCTTTGTTGGAATATCTTCACTGAGATACTAATTGCAGAAAGAGTAtctttaaggattttttttttttaattctgttaagCACtatgatttttctcctttttcccaaGATTAGTGTTTTTATACATATGTCTTTGAGAAGTGAAAATTTTATGTTCTTGTAGAAGATATTATTAATATATGAGTTACATGCTCTACTTTATAagggaaaacataatttttcttaatgaatTGACAAATTCATTACCCATTCTGCCATCTTTTATCAACAAAACTGGAGATCAGTGTGTGAAAATGAACCATTTTGGCAATTGTAGCTTGGCTTGATGGCAAGTTTATACGGAACCCTTTGGCTGGGAACTTTTTTAAAGGGTTGGTTGGTGACtgactgatttttctgttttggactctttttttgtgtgctcATAGTACTAGTTTATGGCAGTGAAAATAGCTGATGAAGTgcagccagctgctgccaggcagagTCTGTTTCATGCCCAGACACCGAGTTTTACTGTAATACAAAGCTGAGTTAAGAAAGGCTTTTCATATTCATAAAAATACAGTCAGGTAACACATTAGGTTAATAATAGTCTTCGTTAGCAGCCCTGTCTCAGTTGTCCCAGCTCATCTGATGCGTGGTTGAGGTGATGGTTTTAGCTGTGAACCTGAGCCTGCATATCTTTTTCTGCTAAAGGCAGTTCCTTGAGTATAAGTACCTGACTGGACTGACCGTGCAGGTTGTTACCTGTCTGCATCCCTCACGTTCAGCTGTTTCCACAGAATCCTGAGCACAAAACATGAACTTTAGGCCCACACCCACTCAGCAGGACTTCATTTGGGTGCTAGTTCTCACATACTTTCCCCTAATGAGACAAATAAATTTCTGCTGGCTGTATCCAagctgcagctggctgggaagagcaggtttctgcaggactgctgcacagcactgcctgccagCCACGCTTGAGGCTGGGTGACTCAGGCTGGAAAAGTGGCTCCCAACTCCAGCTATCACGATGTTCTTGAGTGGTGTTTCCCAAGCTGTCTTACCAGGGGCATTGACTGGTTTAGGAGAAGCCCCAGGCTgtcttcagcacagcacagctgccatGATGGCCTTTTCCATTTAAACTTTGAATTCAGGCATTTGTTTGGTaggaaaatgtttccttctgCTTCACAAGGTCCACGGACCCAAGGCTGAGGAGTGCTGCTGGCGGACGAGCGCGGTTAGGCACGgtgtgccaggcaggacagggtTACATGTGGCTTCTGGAGGATGGCAGCATGCACTGGGAGAAATGAGGGAGAGCCAGCAAACAACCAGGAATGTATCCTGGGGAAGTCATGGGTGTCCTGGCAGCACTGTCCTCTGCTACCCAAGCACTGTCTGACCATCTTGTTCTGCTCGAAGgtttcacagctctgctgtatCAGCTGTGCTCACTCAGACAGGAGATCCCAGCAGCTCCGTGCACACCATCACCTCTTCTTGCCGTGCCCCAGTTTGGTCTGGCTGTAAAACTACAtctcccagcaggcagcaggatcAGTGTCTTACCCAAACATGAGCTCACTTCCCTCATAGCCATCTTACCACCCTGCGCAGAGCGCTtgctgggggcgggggggctgCAGGTAGAGCAAATAGCAAAATTATCTGCGAATATGGCTGGGCATGGACCAAACACAGGTAGGATTCCATGGGGTTCGAGTTTCTGTGTCCATCAGAGGTAAAGCTGTTAGAATTCAGCTGCTTGGGGATATGAGGAGCCTCTTCCATGCTGCATGTCTGTTTTCATGAAGGTCATATTAAAGGCAGGAGAGTTTGCAAAATGAGTTCATGTGAAAAATGGTTAGAACTCTGCTAGGAATCCGTGGGAAATCTGGCTTGGATTTGTCTTTGAATATCTGTGCAAAGCCAGTGTAGAAATGGGGTCATTTACAGTACTTTTTACATGCAAATGAGTCATAGTTGTCGAACTTGGAACTTCGGGGCAGGCAGAAGGACTGAGCACTGAATGCATGGTTTTGTGCTGAGTTGGAGTCCTCAGACCTGGTCTGTGGGGCCTGATGTGGTGTTGCCCATCGTGGTAGCAACAGATTTCATTCGTgttgcagaaaaggaaaagcaaaatcctgTTCCTGAGGGGCAGTGAGAAGTGGGGTTGTGCATGGTTGGAGGTGCTGTGCTTTCACCTTTTTGAGAAGGACTGGACCACCAATGGGCTGGTGTCCAGTTCAGCTTGAAAGTGAAATGTGTCTAACGGGTCACAGAGATGTGCTGTCAGGAAAATTGCCTCCACCAGGGCAGGCACTGCTAGCCTGGCAGTTGCATGTTAACTTGGAGCTAGATTTTGGgagaaaactgcttttattcTGAGACAGCAGGTGGtgcttgtgatttttttttttttgtgccctGTCTGGGATGGGAATGGTAGAAAACTGGTCCATAGGGTGGGCATTGCAAGGAACAAGAGAGCTATAAAGTAAACTGAGAGTGAGATTAGGAGTAGGAATATGTGTGTACAGGGGCTGAATCCATGGCAGAAGGTATCTTGAGAGATTTCACCGTGGCCTGAACACTTGGGTGGGAGGTGAACTGTTTTGTGCTCAGCATGGGAGCAAGCAGGGTGCAGGCACGCCAGCTTTGGGACTTGGTTGAGGGAGGTGGCTCTTTGACCTCCCCCTTAGAGTGAAAGACAGTTGGAAGGGAGGAGACAAGACTTTTTGCACTgctgttgtttggggttttttttttgttttcagtgggaTGGTCTTGTTCTTTCCAggtgttttttgtggttttttttttgtttgtttgtttgttttttgttttgttttgtttcttgccTAATAGTCTATAGACTTTGTGCATTAAGCATTTAATTTTGCAATGAGTCTGCAATGACTCACAACAAAAACCCAGCTTGCAGCTAGGAAGCAATGACACAGCAAACTAAGGAAAACTCAAGAGAAAGTCAGGATGAGCTCAGGTAGGGTATTTGGTTTCTCATAATGgagtataatttaaaaaatattttctctgtgttttgtaaAGCAGAACTCTGGCAATGACTACAGGCACTGGAGCATTACCACCTTGGCACTTGgctatgaaattaatttctgagtCTGTAGCATGAACATTTGTGACTATAACCCCATTTCCAGCTTTTGGAGCAGAGATGGGATGATCTGTTCAACAGCTGATCTGCTGACACCTGGTGGGATGCATCTTTCTCGGGGGAGAAAGAGTTCTAGCAGGCACAGCTGGTAGGGTTTGTTATTAGGGCCTTAAACTAGCTTGGAAAGGAGAACGGGACAAAGCCAGGGTCACCAGGGAAGAGCAATGGGCTGGAGTGCCTAAACTTGAGGAAAGGAGCACTAATGGGATCCCTCAATCTGCTTCACCAGCTGCTGGTTACAGTGTACCACACCAGAAATGTCTCTGCATTAATACAcccagcaggagggagcagtgaggagctggaggcTTTGGCCCAGTCTGAGATCTGACATCACTGGGATAAGTGAAACCTAGTGGGAGTTTTCCCTTTGACTGGAGTGCCCTGGTGGACAGTTCAAGGCTCTGCTGGAGGGAtaagcagggcaggagaggcagaggggtGACACCCTGTTACAGAAGGGTTGGAGTGTCTGGAGCTCACAATTGGCAGTGGCACAGTTGAGAGCCTTTGGGTAAGACTCAAGGGGCAAACAAATAATGCCATTTCACTGTGGGAGTCTACTCTGGACCTCCCAGCCAGGCCAATGACACTGACAAATTATTCCTTAAGGAACTAAGGGAGGATTCCAAGTCAACTGCCCCAGGGGACTTTAGCCTGCCAGAAATTAAGTGGGAGCATCTCACAGCTGGTACAGCCCGGGCCAGAAGGCTCCTAAAACACCTGCATGACAACTTTATGGAACAGGTCCTCAGGGAGCTGACTTGGAAGGATGATCTTGATCTCCTGCTTATTATCAGAGAGGATCTCATGAGCAAAGTGAACATTGGAGCCAACTTGGTCACAGTGACCATTGAGTTTAAAATCTTTGGTGACAGGAGGAAAAGTACCTGAAAAACCTTAGCTCTGGCCATGAGGAGAGCAGAcctcaggctgctcagggaattAGTGACTAAGGTCCCCTGGGAAATTTTTTGCAGGTTCTGAGGTCTGTCAGCGCTGGTCACTTTTAAACATTATCTCCTAAGGGCACAGGAACAACACTTCCTAAATGTCAGAAGTAAAGCAGGTGAGGCAGAAGGCTGGCTTGGCTGACCAGGGATTTCTCTTGGaaataagatggaaaaggaaggtGTGTCCCCAGTGGAAGCAAGGTCGGGTGATGTGGGAAGAACATAGAGATGCTGCTTCCCACTGTTGGGAGAAAATTCATACAGGCAAAGCTCCATTGGAGTTGAAGCTGCCAGAACTgcagagcaataaaaatatattttttcaaatatataaatgGCAAAAGGCAGTTTAGAAATAACATTGGCCTGTTCCAGGATGAGGATGGTCACCTCAcaaacagggacagggacaaggcaAAGGTgtttaatgctttctttgcctCTGTCTTCAACATGCATGATGGATCTCATGCCACAAGCTGGAGGACTATGACTCTGAGAATGATCAGCTCCCTATTGACCTAGAAGTTGTGCAGGATCTGTTGTTCCAGCTGGATCCCTACAAATCTGTGGAGTCTGATGGGATTCATCCAAGAATCCTCAAGGAGCTGCTGATGTCATTGCAATGCCTCTCTTGATGATTGGTTTTTGAGCACTCTTGGGAATCCACAGAggctgactggaagctggcacGTGTTgtctccatttttaaaaagaactccAGCGACAAGAGACCTGTCAGTCCAAATTCAGTGCCTGGTAAAATcatggaaaagatttttctggGATGTACTGAAAAACACCTAGAGAACAATGGAGGCAtcagtcacagccagcacagccttAGGGGAAAGTTCCTGCTTGTCAAATCTGATTTCCTTCTATGAGGGGATAACCCGCCTGGTTGATCCAGGAAACTTGGGAGGTGGAATCcttttggacttcagcaaagcttttggtACTGTTTCTTACAGGATCCTTCTGGATAAAATGCCCAGCCCACAGCTGGCTAACTGTGTTACACAACGTGTAAGGAGCTGGCTCATGGGTCAGGCACAGCAGGTGACAGTGACTGGGGTGACACCAGGCTGGCACTGATCACTGGTGGGGTTCCACAggtctccatcctcagccctgctctcttCAACATCCTCATTAACAACTTGGACTCAGGACTTGAAGGAATACTTAGTGAGTTCACAGCCATCACCaagctgggaggagctgtcacCCCCCTCAAGAGCATGACAGCAAGGGAGAGACCTCGACAAATCAGAGATAGACCATCACCAGCTGTGTGGGGTTTGACAAGGACAAGTTGCTATGGACCTGGGGGTTCATGGCAAGTTCaatatgagtcagcagtgtcctggcagccaggagggacatccttggtcctgggggcatcaggcccagcatTGCCAGatgggccagggaggggattgtcctgcttggctctgtgctggggcagcctcatCTCGAGGCCTGGGGACAGGTTGTGGCACCAGAgtataaaaaagacattaaggtattggagagtgtccaaaggaggccacGAAGATGGGGAGGGGTCTGGAGAGGCCttgtgaggagtggctgagggcacttggtttgttcaagctggaggagactgaggtcAGACCTCACTGTGCTCTCAACGTCCTCACAAAGGGAGTGGAGTGGCAGGTACTGATCTCTTCTTCTGATCTCTTCTCATGATcagtgacaggacttgaggaaatggcatgaagctgagttGGAGAGGTTTAGTTCaggtatcaggaaaaggtttttcacccagagcaTGGCTGGGCATTGGAATAGCTCcccaaggaagtggtcacagcactaAGCCTGcctgagttcaagaagtgttcaGACAATGCTCTCCAGCACATGGTGTCATTCTTGGGGTGTCTGGTGCAgggcaggagttggacttgatcctggcaagtcccttccaactcaaggATATTCTGTGATGGAGCTAGAGCACATCAGT is part of the Vidua chalybeata isolate OUT-0048 chromosome 10, bVidCha1 merged haplotype, whole genome shotgun sequence genome and harbors:
- the THAP4 gene encoding peroxynitrite isomerase THAP4 isoform X3 is translated as MVICCAAANCSNRQGKARHGAVSFHRFPLKDSKRLIQWLKAVQRDNWTPTKYSFLCSEHFTKDSFFKRLEDHHRLLKPTAVPTIFQLVEKKHDKLDYVRSRRKIARQVLVRDGEAPQEGGGEVAHRAPSPGQDFMVMQGTTEMEEAGLKEEIGSMSKEEQALHSQLDGPRRRTLGDHLGAKPGAQVKPERSPVKDCARGGRAGSWVADRSGVSVDDFTPPASGACKFIGSLHSYSFSSKHARERPSLPKEQLERKRPKRDVEPSCSSHLLGHDKAVAEVSPTSSLTATPQKPSQGLSASPADLTPRPATEAVVGRKGDTDANPMSINEVIMSASGACKLIDSLHSYCFSSRQSKSQVCCLREQVEKKNGELKLLRQRISRSDSQVRKLKEKLNEMKRNSFPYLNSLISQDCGEKLHGFFWSCWAVRKVMLAQTGTFSRLLQHGQLPHWKRKGDSKIHEGQHPALLFPYVSNFSKYGKTHLFG
- the THAP4 gene encoding peroxynitrite isomerase THAP4 isoform X1 translates to MVICCAAANCSNRQGKARHGAVSFHRFPLKDSKRLIQWLKAVQRDNWTPTKYSFLCSEHFTKDSFFKRLEDHHRLLKPTAVPTIFQLVEKKHDKLDYVRSRRKIARQVLVRDGEAPQEGGGEVAHRAPSPGQDFMVMQGTTEMEEAGLKEEIGSMSKEEQALHSQLDGPRRRTLGDHLGAKPGAQVKPERSPVKDCARGGRAGSWVADRSGVSVDDFTPPASGACKFIGSLHSYSFSSKHARERPSLPKEQLERKRPKRDVEPSCSSHLLGHDKAVAEVSPTSSLTATPQKPSQGLSASPADLTPRPATEAVVGRKGDTDANPMSINEVIMSASGACKLIDSLHSYCFSSRQSKSQVCCLREQVEKKNGELKLLRQRISRSDSQVRKLKEKLNEMKRNSFPYLNSLISQDCETPQLNPVMEPLSWMLGTWLSDPPGDGTFPTMKPFQYLEEVHISHVGQPMLNFSFNAFHPDTRKPMHRECGFIRLKPDTNKVAFISAQNTGLVEVEEGEVNGQELSIASHSIARISFAKKPHVEQITRKFRLNSDGKLEQTVSMATTTQPMTQHLHITYKKVTP
- the THAP4 gene encoding peroxynitrite isomerase THAP4 isoform X2, with product MPRWGCCRPFPLKDSKRLIQWLKAVQRDNWTPTKYSFLCSEHFTKDSFFKRLEDHHRLLKPTAVPTIFQLVEKKHDKLDYVRSRRKIARQVLVRDGEAPQEGGGEVAHRAPSPGQDFMVMQGTTEMEEAGLKEEIGSMSKEEQALHSQLDGPRRRTLGDHLGAKPGAQVKPERSPVKDCARGGRAGSWVADRSGVSVDDFTPPASGACKFIGSLHSYSFSSKHARERPSLPKEQLERKRPKRDVEPSCSSHLLGHDKAVAEVSPTSSLTATPQKPSQGLSASPADLTPRPATEAVVGRKGDTDANPMSINEVIMSASGACKLIDSLHSYCFSSRQSKSQVCCLREQVEKKNGELKLLRQRISRSDSQVRKLKEKLNEMKRNSFPYLNSLISQDCETPQLNPVMEPLSWMLGTWLSDPPGDGTFPTMKPFQYLEEVHISHVGQPMLNFSFNAFHPDTRKPMHRECGFIRLKPDTNKVAFISAQNTGLVEVEEGEVNGQELSIASHSIARISFAKKPHVEQITRKFRLNSDGKLEQTVSMATTTQPMTQHLHITYKKVTP